In a single window of the Nocardioides sp. L-11A genome:
- a CDS encoding sigma-70 family RNA polymerase sigma factor, which produces MTTTMTRPASTKRNTGREIEGRDSVGLYLDEIARTPLLDAAREVELAKAIEAGLYAEHLLAEGRIGRRKGGAPKQANEAELEWIAEEGRKAVTEFINANLRLVVSIARKYGRAQMPMLDLIQEGNTGLIRAVEKFDYAKGYKFSTYATWWVRQAITRGIAQQARVVRLPVHVVEELNQVGGARRTLERQLGRDPEPAEIAAELGLEVDRVLDLMAWGREHVSLDTPVDEDGDTSLGDLMAQETAPGPDLTVLDVEARDRLNTLVDQLDPRAADIIRSRYGLTDGRQHKLADIGVKHGISAERVRQLEREALQKLRRLGDPDMAA; this is translated from the coding sequence ATGACGACCACGATGACGAGGCCGGCGAGCACGAAGCGGAACACCGGGCGGGAGATCGAGGGCCGCGACAGCGTCGGTCTGTACCTCGACGAGATCGCCCGCACTCCCCTGCTGGACGCGGCACGGGAGGTCGAGCTCGCGAAGGCGATCGAGGCCGGCCTGTACGCCGAGCACCTCCTCGCCGAGGGTCGGATCGGCCGCCGAAAGGGGGGCGCGCCCAAGCAGGCCAACGAGGCCGAGCTGGAGTGGATCGCCGAGGAGGGCCGCAAGGCGGTCACCGAGTTCATCAACGCGAACCTGCGCCTCGTGGTCTCCATCGCCCGCAAGTACGGTCGGGCCCAGATGCCGATGCTCGACCTGATCCAGGAGGGCAACACCGGCCTGATCCGCGCGGTCGAGAAGTTCGACTACGCGAAGGGCTACAAGTTCTCCACCTACGCCACCTGGTGGGTCCGGCAGGCCATCACCCGGGGCATCGCCCAGCAGGCGCGCGTCGTCCGGCTGCCGGTCCACGTGGTCGAGGAGCTCAACCAGGTCGGCGGCGCCCGCCGTACCCTCGAGCGTCAGCTGGGCCGCGACCCGGAGCCGGCCGAGATCGCCGCCGAGCTCGGCCTCGAGGTCGACCGGGTCCTCGACCTGATGGCGTGGGGCCGTGAGCACGTCAGCCTCGACACACCGGTCGACGAGGACGGCGACACCTCGCTCGGCGACCTGATGGCGCAGGAGACGGCACCGGGTCCCGACCTGACCGTCCTCGACGTCGAGGCCCGCGACCGGCTCAACACGCTGGTCGACCAGCTCGACCCGCGGGCGGCCGACATCATCCGCTCCCGCTACGGCCTCACCGACGGCCGACAGCACAAGCTCGCCGACATCGGCGTCAAGCACGGCATCTCGGCCGAGCGCGTGCGCCAGCTGGAGCGGGAGGCGCTGCAGAAGCTGCGCCGACTCGGCGACCCGGACATGGCCGCCTGA
- the coaE gene encoding dephospho-CoA kinase: MRVGLTGGIASGKSTVSSILRELGAVVIDADQIAREVVARGTPGLAAVVAAFGPEMLTPEGELDRPRMGALVFGDEAQRRLLEGIVHPLVFERYAELEAAAPSDGIVVHDIPLLVESGRAGEFDAVIVVDVPEELQVERMVRDRGWTEEDARARIAAQATREQRRAVATYLIENTGSREELRRRVTEVFAQLAPGQTPDLDQ, translated from the coding sequence GTGCGCGTCGGACTGACCGGGGGGATCGCCTCGGGGAAGAGCACCGTGTCGTCGATCCTGCGTGAGCTGGGGGCGGTCGTCATCGACGCCGACCAGATCGCGCGCGAGGTCGTGGCCAGGGGCACGCCCGGGCTCGCGGCCGTGGTCGCGGCCTTCGGGCCCGAGATGCTGACGCCCGAGGGCGAGCTGGACCGGCCGCGGATGGGCGCCTTGGTCTTCGGTGACGAGGCTCAGCGCCGGCTGCTGGAGGGCATCGTGCACCCCCTCGTCTTCGAGCGGTACGCCGAGCTGGAGGCCGCCGCGCCCAGCGACGGGATCGTGGTCCACGACATCCCGCTGCTGGTGGAGTCGGGACGTGCCGGGGAGTTCGACGCGGTCATCGTGGTCGACGTGCCCGAGGAGCTGCAGGTCGAGCGGATGGTCCGCGACCGCGGCTGGACCGAGGAGGATGCCCGCGCCCGGATCGCCGCCCAGGCGACCCGCGAGCAGCGGCGCGCCGTGGCGACGTACCTGATCGAGAACACGGGGTCCCGCGAGGAGCTGCGGCGACGGGTGACGGAGGTCTTCGCCCAGCTGGCCCCGGGACAAACGCCCGATCTCGACCAATAG
- a CDS encoding Glu/Leu/Phe/Val dehydrogenase, which yields MTALHEPAALDESLGAAGPLADARTQLREATTLLGYDEGLFEMLATPRREVTVSIPLRRDDGRTELLVGHRVQHNFSRGPAKGGLRYSPDVTLDEVRALAMWMTWKCALLDVPYGGAKGGVTIDPRDYSPAELERVTRRYTSEISPLIGPERDIPAPDIGTDEKTMAWLMDTYSVQQGHTVLGVTTGKPISLGGSRGRATATSRGVVHVAIAALLSRGIDPADATASVQGFGKVGRYAARFLAEAGTRVLAVSDQYGAVFCAAGLDLPALEAHVDATGSVVGFAGGDEVPAETVLEAEVDLLVPAAVEGVLRADNAGRVRARVIVEGANGPTTPEADRILQEAGRLVVPDILANAGGVIVSYFEWVQANQAYWWSEGEVEDRLAERMLAAWDSVNEAAARLDIPLRTAATVLAVERVAQAHQLRGLYP from the coding sequence ATGACCGCGCTCCACGAGCCCGCCGCCCTCGACGAGTCCCTGGGGGCGGCCGGGCCACTGGCCGACGCCCGCACGCAGCTGCGCGAGGCCACCACGCTCCTCGGCTACGACGAGGGGCTCTTCGAGATGCTCGCCACCCCGCGCCGCGAGGTGACCGTGAGCATCCCGCTGCGCCGCGACGACGGGCGCACCGAGCTCCTCGTCGGGCACCGGGTGCAGCACAACTTCTCCCGCGGGCCGGCCAAGGGGGGCCTGCGCTACTCCCCCGACGTCACGCTGGACGAGGTCCGCGCGCTGGCGATGTGGATGACCTGGAAGTGCGCCCTGCTCGACGTCCCCTACGGCGGCGCCAAGGGCGGCGTCACCATCGACCCGCGCGACTACTCGCCGGCCGAGCTGGAGCGGGTCACCCGCCGCTACACCAGCGAGATCAGCCCGCTGATCGGGCCCGAGCGCGACATCCCGGCGCCCGACATCGGCACCGACGAGAAGACGATGGCCTGGCTGATGGACACCTACTCCGTCCAGCAGGGACACACCGTCCTCGGCGTCACCACCGGCAAGCCGATCAGCCTCGGCGGCTCGCGCGGCCGCGCCACCGCCACCTCCCGCGGCGTGGTCCACGTCGCGATCGCGGCACTGCTCTCGCGCGGCATCGACCCGGCCGACGCGACCGCGTCCGTCCAGGGATTCGGCAAGGTCGGCCGGTACGCCGCCCGCTTCCTCGCCGAGGCGGGCACCCGGGTCCTCGCCGTGTCCGACCAGTACGGCGCCGTCTTCTGCGCCGCCGGCCTGGACCTCCCCGCCCTGGAGGCGCACGTCGACGCGACCGGCTCGGTCGTCGGCTTCGCCGGCGGCGACGAGGTCCCCGCCGAGACGGTGCTCGAGGCCGAGGTCGACCTGCTCGTCCCCGCCGCGGTCGAGGGCGTGCTGCGCGCCGACAACGCCGGCCGGGTGCGGGCCCGGGTCATCGTCGAAGGCGCGAACGGGCCCACCACGCCGGAGGCCGACCGGATCCTGCAGGAGGCCGGCCGGCTCGTCGTACCGGACATCCTGGCGAACGCCGGCGGCGTGATCGTGTCCTACTTCGAGTGGGTCCAGGCCAACCAGGCCTACTGGTGGAGCGAGGGCGAGGTCGAGGACCGGCTGGCCGAGCGGATGCTCGCCGCGTGGGACTCGGTCAACGAGGCCGCCGCCCGCCTCGACATCCCCCTGCGCACCGCGGCGACCGTGCTCGCCGTCGAGCGCGTGGCCCAGGCGCACCAGCTGCGCGGCCTCTACCCGTGA
- a CDS encoding AMP-binding protein, with protein MPNQRVALLLPGSHAYVDAVLRMLTAGVFPIPLDPRLTPGEQERILAGLEPSVVVRSEDELAAVVAALPPAGLPLGRPMHCTSGTTGVPKGVFSGLLSPADAAALVAEERELWDLGPDDVNLVLSPLYHSAPLRFAIGTILAGGRIVIPGPFDPAAVTAAIEAERPTTMFCVPTHLQRLFAHWDEHGRPDLSCFRLVAHAGAPCPTDLKHRLVEAFPDGSTWEFYGSTEGQFTACRSEEWLARPGTVGRARPGRTLSTDPDGTIWCTVPPFARFSYFGAPEKTAAAWRDTPEGPAFTVGDLGRLDADGYLYLDGRREDLIISGGVNVYPTEVEQVLGTCPGVTDVAVYGVDDPAWGQRVRAAVVVGAGGPAEEDLRAFARERLAPPKRPKEYAFVDQLPRTLTGKIRRTELG; from the coding sequence GTGCCGAACCAACGGGTCGCCCTGCTCCTTCCGGGTTCCCACGCGTACGTCGACGCGGTGCTCCGGATGCTCACCGCCGGAGTGTTCCCCATCCCGCTGGACCCGCGGCTGACGCCCGGTGAGCAGGAGCGGATCCTCGCCGGCCTGGAGCCGTCGGTCGTGGTGCGCAGCGAGGACGAGCTCGCGGCGGTCGTCGCGGCCCTCCCACCGGCCGGGCTGCCGCTGGGTCGGCCGATGCACTGCACGAGCGGAACGACCGGCGTGCCGAAGGGCGTCTTCTCAGGGCTGCTGTCCCCGGCCGACGCGGCGGCCCTGGTCGCCGAGGAGCGCGAGCTGTGGGACCTCGGCCCCGACGACGTCAACCTCGTGCTGAGCCCGCTCTACCACTCCGCGCCGCTCCGCTTCGCGATCGGCACGATCCTCGCGGGCGGCCGGATCGTGATCCCCGGCCCCTTCGACCCGGCGGCCGTGACCGCGGCGATCGAGGCCGAGCGGCCCACCACGATGTTCTGCGTGCCGACCCATCTGCAGCGCCTCTTCGCGCACTGGGACGAGCACGGCCGGCCCGACCTCTCCTGCTTCCGGCTCGTCGCGCACGCCGGGGCGCCGTGCCCGACCGACCTCAAGCACCGCCTCGTCGAGGCGTTCCCGGACGGCTCGACCTGGGAGTTCTACGGCTCGACCGAAGGCCAGTTCACCGCGTGCCGCAGCGAGGAGTGGCTGGCCCGTCCCGGCACCGTCGGCCGGGCCCGGCCGGGCCGCACACTGAGCACCGATCCCGACGGCACGATCTGGTGCACGGTGCCGCCGTTCGCGCGGTTCAGCTACTTCGGGGCGCCGGAGAAGACCGCCGCCGCCTGGCGGGATACGCCCGAGGGGCCGGCGTTCACGGTCGGGGACCTCGGGCGTCTGGACGCCGACGGCTACCTCTACCTCGACGGACGCCGCGAGGACCTGATCATCAGCGGCGGCGTCAACGTCTACCCGACCGAGGTGGAGCAGGTCCTCGGCACCTGCCCCGGCGTCACCGACGTCGCCGTCTACGGCGTCGACGACCCCGCGTGGGGTCAGCGGGTCCGCGCCGCCGTGGTGGTCGGTGCCGGCGGACCCGCCGAGGAGGATCTCCGGGCCTTCGCCCGTGAGCGGCTGGCACCGCCGAAGCGGCCCAAGGAGTACGCCTTCGTCGATCAGCTCCCCCGCACCCTGACCGGCAAGATCCGGCGGACCGAGCTCGGCTAG
- a CDS encoding NAD-dependent succinate-semialdehyde dehydrogenase, which yields MTAPTFEVHDPATGRVIDTVADGTVADATAAVDAAAAAFPAWAATPARARAEILRRCYDLMVRDADLLTGLIAAENGKSVADARAEVTYAAEFFRWFSEEAVRGEGTYGDAPAGSAKTLVTYAPVGVAALITPWNFPAAMATRKIAPALAAGCTVVLKPAAETPLTALAVARILSEAGVPSGVVNVVPTTDAAAVVTAWLEDPRVRKVSFTGSTGVGRTLLRQAADRVLNSSMELGGNAPFVITADADLDAAVAGAMIAKFRGGGQACTAANRFYVHADVADAFVAKFSAAVAALKVGPSADPANQIGPVISEKALTGITKLVEAAVADGAKVAVQGSVPAEGWFFPPTVLVDVPVGAPILSEEIFGPVAPIVTWTDEDELLASVNDTEFGLAAYVYAGRLQDALRLGERIDAGMVGINRGIVSDPSAPFGGVKQSGIGREGAHEGIREYQETRYYSVDWS from the coding sequence ATGACCGCCCCCACCTTCGAGGTGCACGACCCGGCCACCGGCCGCGTCATCGACACCGTCGCCGACGGCACCGTCGCGGACGCGACCGCCGCCGTCGACGCCGCGGCCGCCGCGTTCCCGGCCTGGGCGGCCACGCCCGCCCGGGCCCGTGCGGAGATCCTGCGCCGCTGCTACGACCTGATGGTGCGCGACGCGGACCTGCTCACGGGTCTGATCGCGGCCGAGAACGGCAAGTCCGTCGCCGACGCCCGGGCCGAGGTGACCTATGCCGCCGAGTTCTTCCGCTGGTTCTCCGAGGAGGCGGTCCGCGGCGAGGGCACGTACGGCGACGCGCCCGCGGGCAGCGCGAAGACCCTGGTCACCTACGCGCCCGTCGGCGTGGCCGCGCTCATCACGCCGTGGAACTTCCCCGCAGCGATGGCGACCCGCAAGATCGCGCCGGCCCTGGCCGCGGGGTGCACGGTCGTGCTCAAGCCGGCCGCCGAGACGCCGCTGACGGCCCTGGCCGTGGCCCGGATCCTGTCGGAGGCCGGCGTGCCGTCCGGCGTGGTGAACGTCGTGCCGACCACGGACGCGGCCGCCGTGGTGACCGCCTGGCTCGAGGACCCACGGGTCCGCAAGGTCAGCTTCACCGGCTCGACCGGTGTCGGCCGGACCCTGCTGCGCCAGGCCGCCGACCGGGTCCTGAACTCCAGCATGGAGCTCGGCGGCAACGCGCCGTTCGTGATCACCGCCGACGCCGACCTCGACGCGGCGGTCGCGGGGGCGATGATCGCGAAGTTCCGCGGCGGCGGGCAGGCCTGCACCGCCGCCAACCGGTTCTACGTGCACGCCGACGTGGCCGACGCGTTCGTCGCGAAGTTCTCGGCCGCCGTCGCCGCGCTGAAGGTGGGGCCGTCGGCCGATCCCGCGAACCAGATCGGCCCGGTCATCAGCGAGAAGGCGCTGACCGGCATCACCAAGCTGGTCGAGGCCGCCGTGGCCGACGGCGCGAAGGTGGCGGTGCAGGGCAGCGTCCCCGCCGAGGGGTGGTTCTTCCCGCCGACCGTCCTGGTCGACGTACCCGTCGGCGCCCCGATCCTCTCCGAGGAGATCTTCGGCCCCGTCGCGCCCATCGTCACCTGGACCGACGAGGACGAGCTGCTCGCGTCGGTCAACGACACCGAGTTCGGCCTCGCGGCCTACGTCTACGCCGGCCGGCTGCAGGACGCGCTGCGGCTCGGCGAGCGGATCGATGCCGGCATGGTCGGCATCAACCGCGGCATCGTCTCGGACCCCTCCGCGCCGTTCGGTGGGGTCAAGCAGAGCGGCATCGGCCGCGAAGGTGCCCACGAGGGCATCCGCGAGTACCAGGAGACGCGCTACTACAGCGTCGACTGGAGCTGA
- a CDS encoding PucR family transcriptional regulator — MVTVADLVTVPGLGLRTVHDAAGPPLRWVATSELADPTPYLEGGELLLTTGLGTRGWSDEWDPYVARLATAGAAALAMGVGLTHDRLPDRLVAACRSHRLTLLEVPRETHFVAVSRAAAELLQDQEAAATRLALDLQRRLTQAALGLDLRPLLERLAQLLDGAVALVHRDGEPEEGPFGVRPERLNLALVRTEVAGIRGQGLGAVSSTVVSTAHGQVATVVRPIGLAGRPEHYLAVAAPSGLGDPLRAAISTAAVLLSLAVERRAERRSAERRLLSRALELLLAGDLRSAEVLLDAAEGGRAVPERLRVLRMSGPEDALGDALDRLEDELTDAGVLAGLVDTELVAVAAPARVAAVLDVVTSSGLRAGVGRVTAAGDARRSAESAGHALDRTTGASPVRRWEDVADAGPLALVPEALGREYAASLLAPLDGEQRTTLAAFLRHHGSRGAVADDLGVHRNTVRNRLAEIERLAGLDLDDPAARVAAWLALELAADQD, encoded by the coding sequence GTGGTGACAGTGGCGGACCTGGTCACGGTGCCCGGCCTGGGCCTGCGCACGGTCCACGACGCGGCCGGCCCGCCGCTGCGCTGGGTCGCGACGAGCGAGCTGGCCGACCCGACGCCGTACCTCGAGGGCGGCGAGCTGCTGCTCACCACGGGCCTGGGCACCCGCGGCTGGAGCGACGAGTGGGATCCGTACGTCGCCCGACTGGCCACCGCGGGCGCCGCCGCCCTGGCGATGGGCGTGGGCCTGACCCACGACCGGCTGCCCGACCGGCTGGTCGCCGCCTGCCGCTCGCACCGCCTGACCCTGCTGGAGGTGCCCCGCGAGACCCACTTCGTCGCGGTGTCGCGGGCCGCGGCCGAGCTGCTCCAGGACCAGGAGGCCGCGGCGACCCGGCTGGCGCTCGACCTGCAGCGCCGGCTGACCCAGGCGGCCCTCGGCCTCGACCTGCGCCCACTGCTGGAGCGGCTGGCCCAGCTGCTCGACGGCGCGGTGGCGCTGGTGCATCGCGACGGTGAGCCCGAGGAGGGACCGTTCGGCGTGCGCCCGGAGCGCCTGAACCTCGCCCTGGTGCGGACCGAGGTGGCCGGCATCCGCGGCCAGGGCCTCGGCGCCGTGTCGAGCACCGTCGTGAGCACGGCCCACGGCCAGGTCGCCACCGTGGTCCGGCCGATCGGGCTGGCCGGGCGGCCCGAGCACTATCTCGCCGTCGCCGCGCCGAGCGGTCTCGGCGACCCGCTGCGCGCGGCGATCAGCACCGCCGCCGTGCTGCTCAGCCTGGCCGTCGAGCGTCGGGCCGAGCGTCGTTCCGCCGAGCGGAGACTGCTGAGCCGGGCCCTCGAGCTGCTGCTCGCCGGGGACCTCCGTTCGGCCGAGGTCCTGCTCGACGCCGCGGAGGGCGGCCGCGCGGTGCCCGAGCGGCTGCGGGTGCTGCGGATGAGCGGCCCGGAGGACGCGCTCGGTGATGCCCTCGACCGGCTGGAGGACGAGCTCACCGACGCGGGTGTCCTGGCCGGTCTGGTCGACACGGAGCTGGTCGCCGTCGCCGCACCCGCCCGGGTCGCGGCCGTGCTCGACGTCGTCACGTCGTCCGGGCTGCGCGCCGGCGTCGGCCGGGTCACGGCGGCGGGCGACGCCCGCCGCAGCGCCGAGTCCGCGGGGCACGCCCTCGACCGCACGACCGGTGCCAGTCCGGTGCGCCGCTGGGAGGACGTCGCCGACGCCGGGCCGCTCGCGCTGGTGCCCGAGGCCCTCGGCCGGGAGTACGCCGCGAGCCTGCTCGCCCCGCTCGACGGGGAGCAGCGGACCACCCTGGCCGCCTTCCTGCGGCACCACGGCTCGCGCGGAGCCGTCGCCGACGACCTCGGGGTCCACCGCAACACGGTGCGCAACCGGCTGGCCGAGATCGAGCGGCTGGCCGGCCTCGACCTCGACGACCCGGCCGCGCGGGTCGCGGCCTGGCTGGCGCTCGAGCTGGCCGCCGACCAGGACTAG
- the gabT gene encoding 4-aminobutyrate--2-oxoglutarate transaminase — MSQQPTGGPSITQERRLVTAIPGPRSLALAERKAKAVASGVAVGLPVQVVAAGGGILVDADGNQLIDLGSGIAVTTVGNSAPRVVEAVTRQVAEFTHTCFMVTPYEGYVAVAEKLNELTPGTHEKRSALFNSGAEAVENAVKIARSATGKQSVVVFDHAYHGRTNLTMAMTAKNMPYKKGFGPFASEVYRAPLSYPFRDGGRSGAEAAREAIDVIEKQVGADNLAAVVIEPIQGEGGFIVPADGFLPTLVAWCRDNGVVFVADEVQTGFARTGELFACDHEGVVPDLIVTAKGIAGGLPLAAVTGRAELMDAAHPGGLGGTYGGNPLACAAALAVIETIEAEGLVDRARTIGKTMTERLAALQESDPRIGEVRGRGAMIAVELVRAGTTEPDADLTKKVAAAANAQGMVVLTCGTYGNVLRFLPPLSMPDHLLAEALDLLAEIFAEISQEN; from the coding sequence ATGAGCCAGCAGCCCACCGGCGGCCCCAGCATCACGCAGGAGCGTCGCCTCGTCACCGCCATCCCCGGCCCGCGCTCGCTGGCGCTCGCCGAGCGCAAGGCCAAGGCCGTGGCGTCCGGTGTCGCGGTCGGCCTGCCGGTCCAGGTCGTCGCCGCCGGCGGCGGCATCCTGGTGGATGCCGACGGCAACCAGCTCATCGACCTCGGCTCCGGCATCGCCGTGACCACGGTCGGCAACAGCGCCCCGCGCGTGGTCGAGGCCGTGACCCGCCAGGTCGCCGAGTTCACCCACACCTGTTTCATGGTCACCCCCTACGAGGGCTACGTCGCCGTCGCCGAGAAGCTCAACGAGCTCACCCCCGGCACCCACGAGAAGCGCTCGGCGCTCTTCAACTCCGGCGCCGAGGCCGTCGAGAACGCGGTCAAGATCGCGCGCTCGGCCACCGGCAAGCAGTCGGTCGTCGTCTTCGACCACGCCTACCACGGCCGTACCAACCTCACGATGGCGATGACGGCGAAGAACATGCCATACAAGAAGGGCTTCGGCCCGTTCGCCTCCGAGGTCTACCGCGCCCCGCTGTCCTACCCCTTCCGCGACGGCGGCCGGAGCGGTGCCGAGGCCGCCCGCGAGGCCATCGACGTCATCGAGAAGCAGGTCGGAGCCGACAACCTCGCCGCCGTCGTGATCGAGCCGATCCAGGGCGAGGGCGGCTTCATCGTGCCCGCCGACGGCTTCCTGCCGACCCTGGTCGCCTGGTGCCGCGACAACGGCGTCGTCTTCGTGGCCGACGAGGTGCAGACCGGTTTCGCCCGCACCGGCGAGCTGTTCGCGTGCGACCACGAGGGCGTCGTCCCCGACCTGATCGTCACCGCCAAGGGCATCGCCGGCGGCCTCCCGCTCGCGGCGGTCACCGGCCGTGCCGAGCTGATGGACGCCGCGCACCCCGGCGGACTCGGCGGCACGTACGGCGGCAACCCGCTCGCCTGCGCGGCCGCGCTCGCCGTCATCGAGACCATCGAGGCCGAGGGCCTGGTCGACCGCGCCCGGACCATCGGCAAGACCATGACCGAGCGGCTCGCCGCGCTGCAGGAGAGCGACCCGCGGATCGGCGAGGTCCGCGGGCGCGGCGCGATGATCGCCGTCGAGCTGGTCCGCGCCGGTACGACGGAGCCGGACGCCGACCTCACCAAGAAGGTCGCCGCCGCCGCCAACGCCCAGGGCATGGTCGTCCTGACCTGTGGCACCTACGGCAACGTGCTGCGCTTCCTGCCGCCGCTGTCGATGCCCGACCACCTCCTCGCCGAGGCCCTCGACCTGCTCGCCGAGATCTTCGCAGAGATCAGCCAGGAGAACTGA
- a CDS encoding S9 family peptidase: MPVPPSAPRHPVTTTHHGHSRTDEYEWLRAKEDPAVIAHLEAENAYTQERTAHLADLRGRIYDEIKARTLETDLSVPTRVRGFWYYGRSFEGRQYGASCRVPVSDPDDWTPPQPAADARPDQPALPGEEVLLDLDALAEGHEFFSLGGSSVSPDDRLLAYAVDVVGDERYTVRVLDLATRELHDDVLTGVMGGVTWGDSTGSAGADHFYYTTVDEAWRPDKVWRHRLGTAQADDELVFHEPDGRYFVGVGRTRSRRYVMIAASSKTTSEFHVLDAADPQAQPVCFAARTDGVEYSLEHAVVGGEDRFLVLHNATGPEFELGHAPAVPTAPADWRPLLPHDLAVRLEDVDAFAGHLVVQQRSGGSSQVRILDLGDDPESPVTGDRFVEFPGELATVGAGSNPAFEQPTIRVGMTSLARPSAVYDHDLRTGELVLRKQAPVLGGYDPDAYEEHRLWAPSVDGVEVPISLVVRKGARGASGTDPVPVHLYGYGAYEASIDPYFAVARLSLLDRGGAFAIAHVRGGGEMGRHWYDDGKLAHKQHTFDDFIAAARHLVAAGWTTPERIVAEGASAGGLLIGAVANQAPEAFGGFVAGVPFVDTLTTMLDATLPLTVPEYDEWGNPSDDPVAYERIAGYAPYENVADLPYPPILAETSLNDTRVLYVEPAKWVARLRERAPRAEVLLRTEMAAGHGGVSGRYRAWEDRAFSLAWILDRLGLAQAEPAGSGPAS, translated from the coding sequence ATGCCCGTCCCGCCGAGCGCCCCGCGCCACCCCGTCACCACGACGCACCACGGCCACTCCCGCACCGACGAGTACGAGTGGCTGCGCGCCAAGGAGGACCCGGCGGTCATCGCGCACCTTGAGGCCGAGAACGCCTACACCCAGGAGCGCACCGCCCACCTCGCCGACCTGCGCGGCCGGATCTACGACGAGATCAAGGCCCGCACGCTGGAGACCGACCTCTCGGTGCCGACCCGGGTGCGCGGGTTCTGGTACTACGGACGCTCCTTCGAGGGCCGCCAGTACGGCGCCAGCTGCCGCGTCCCCGTGAGCGACCCGGACGACTGGACGCCCCCGCAGCCCGCCGCCGACGCCCGCCCCGACCAGCCCGCCTTGCCCGGCGAAGAGGTGCTGCTCGACCTCGACGCGCTGGCCGAGGGCCACGAGTTCTTCAGCCTCGGCGGCTCCTCGGTCAGCCCCGACGACCGGCTCCTCGCGTACGCCGTCGACGTGGTCGGCGACGAGCGCTACACCGTCCGCGTGCTCGACCTGGCCACCCGCGAGCTGCACGACGACGTGCTGACCGGCGTCATGGGCGGCGTCACCTGGGGCGACAGCACTGGTTCCGCGGGTGCGGACCACTTCTACTACACGACCGTCGACGAGGCATGGCGTCCCGACAAGGTGTGGCGACACCGCCTCGGCACCGCGCAGGCCGACGACGAGCTGGTCTTCCACGAGCCCGACGGCCGGTACTTCGTGGGCGTCGGGCGTACCCGCAGCCGCCGGTACGTCATGATCGCGGCCAGCTCGAAGACGACCTCGGAGTTCCACGTCCTCGACGCCGCCGACCCGCAGGCGCAGCCGGTCTGCTTCGCCGCGCGCACCGACGGCGTGGAGTACTCCCTCGAGCACGCGGTCGTCGGCGGCGAGGACCGGTTCCTCGTGCTGCACAACGCGACCGGCCCGGAGTTCGAGCTCGGCCATGCGCCCGCCGTACCCACGGCGCCGGCCGACTGGCGGCCGCTGCTCCCGCACGACCTCGCGGTGCGCCTGGAGGACGTCGACGCCTTCGCCGGCCACCTGGTCGTCCAGCAGCGCAGCGGCGGCAGCAGCCAGGTCCGGATCCTCGACCTCGGCGACGACCCGGAGAGCCCGGTGACGGGCGACCGGTTCGTGGAGTTCCCCGGCGAGCTCGCCACGGTGGGCGCCGGCAGCAACCCGGCCTTCGAGCAGCCGACCATCCGGGTCGGCATGACCAGTCTCGCCCGGCCCTCGGCCGTCTACGACCACGACCTGCGCACCGGCGAGCTGGTGCTGCGCAAGCAGGCGCCGGTCCTCGGCGGCTACGACCCGGACGCCTACGAGGAGCACCGACTCTGGGCGCCCTCGGTCGACGGCGTCGAGGTGCCGATCTCCCTGGTCGTCCGCAAGGGTGCGCGGGGCGCGAGCGGGACCGACCCAGTGCCCGTCCACCTCTATGGGTACGGTGCCTACGAGGCGTCGATCGACCCCTACTTCGCGGTCGCCCGGCTCTCGCTGCTCGACCGCGGCGGCGCGTTCGCGATCGCCCATGTCCGAGGCGGCGGCGAGATGGGCCGGCACTGGTACGACGACGGGAAGCTGGCGCACAAGCAGCACACCTTCGACGACTTCATCGCCGCGGCCCGCCACCTGGTGGCGGCCGGCTGGACCACGCCCGAGCGGATCGTCGCGGAGGGCGCCAGCGCCGGTGGCCTGCTCATCGGCGCGGTCGCCAACCAGGCGCCCGAGGCGTTCGGCGGGTTCGTGGCCGGCGTGCCGTTCGTCGACACCCTCACCACCATGCTCGACGCGACGCTCCCCCTGACCGTCCCCGAGTACGACGAGTGGGGCAACCCGAGCGACGACCCGGTCGCCTACGAGCGGATCGCCGGCTACGCGCCGTACGAGAACGTCGCCGACCTGCCCTATCCGCCGATCCTGGCCGAGACCTCCCTGAACGACACCCGGGTCCTCTACGTCGAGCCGGCGAAGTGGGTCGCGCGGCTGCGGGAGCGGGCGCCACGGGCCGAGGTGCTGTTGCGCACCGAGATGGCGGCCGGTCACGGTGGCGTCTCGGGCCGCTACCGGGCGTGGGAGGACCGCGCCTTCTCGCTCGCGTGGATCCTGGACCGCCTCGGCCTGGCCCAGGCGGAGCCGGCCGGCTCCGGGCCCGCAAGTTGA